The following coding sequences are from one Solea solea chromosome 4, fSolSol10.1, whole genome shotgun sequence window:
- the hspb1 gene encoding heat shock protein beta-1 translates to MAERRIPFTMLRTPSWDPFRDWHHSRIFDQAFGMPAVPEDIAAFQGTHWPGYMRPPILAPDMGAMMPQSPMMYPGAMMAHQARALSRQVSSGVSEVKQTLDSWKVSLDVNQFSPEELVVKTKDGVVEIVGKHEERKDEHGFVSRSFTRKYTLPSSANVEQVVSSLSPEGVLTVEAPLIKPAIESSEITIPVTVDNKGGVVKK, encoded by the exons atggcCGAGAGACGGATTCCGTTCACGATGCTCCGCACCCCGAGCTGGGACCCTTTCCGTGACTGGCACCACAGCCGCATATTTGACCAGGCCTTCGGCATGCCGGCCGTGCCAGAGGACATCGCCGCATTCCAGGGCACCCACTGGCCGGGGTACATGCGGCCCCCCATCCTGGCCCCAGACATGGGCGCCATGATGCCCCAAAGCCCCATGATGTATCCTGGTGCCATGATGGCCCATCAGGCACGCGCCCTTTCCCGCCAGGTGAGCAGCGGCGTGTCGGAGGTCAAGCAGACCCTAGACAGCTGGAAGGTGTCGCTGGATGTCAATCAGTTCTCACCTGAGGAGCTGGTGGTGAAGACCAAGGACGGTGTGGTGGAGATCGTTG GCAAGCACGAGGAGAGGAAAGACGAGCATGGCTTTGTGTCCAGAAGCTTCACCAGGAAATACAC cCTCCCGTCCTCCGCTAACGTCGAGCAGGtggtctcctctctgtctcccgaGGGCGTGCTCACTGTCGAGGCTCCTTTGATCAAACCAGCCATCGAGTCGTCAGAGATTACGATACCCGTCACCGTGGACAACAAAGGTGGTGTGGTGAAGAAGTAG